DNA from Dehalococcoidales bacterium:
TGCCTGCTTGCAGGTTGAAATGGCAAACGCTGAACAAGAGGATACTGGAGATTGAGTATCCCTGATTTGTCCCAGAGTGGTAAGGTAGCCGTTGTAACCGGTGGCAGGAGAGGACTGGGAAAGACAATGGTGCTGGCCTTCGCCGAAGCTGGGATTGACGTGGCTGTGTGTGATCTGTTGGTTGACGGTGGCAAACTGGAGACCACGGCCAGAGAGATTCGAGAGTTCGGGTGAATGCCATGGCTCCGGATATCCCAATACTCTGACCAGAAATGAGCCATCACCGGGCGGGGGCTATGTCACCTCCTGCTTCCTGGTTCAGGCTGAGAAGGCATAAAGGAGGAATTCCAATGAACCAGATGGGGTTCTATTTCGATCAAACGCGGTGCACAGGCTGCTACGCCTGTGCTGTGGCCTGCAAAGACTGGCACGATATCGACGCCGGGCCAGTTAAATGGCTGCGGATTCAGACTATCGAGGAGGGCAAATTCCCCGACGTCTTCGTTGCATACCTGGCCTCGCTGTGCTTCCAGTGTGCTGACCCGCCCTGCATCAAGGCCTGCCCGGTGGACGCTATCAGCAAACGAGAGTCTGACGGTATCGTAGTGGTTGACCGGGAAAAGTGTATGGGCAACAAGCAGTGTAACACCCTCTGCCTCAATGCTTGTCCCTGGGATACACCGCAGTTCGGTCCTGAAGAGGATGCCAGGATGCAGAAGTGCGACCTCTGCCTGAAGCGGTTGGAGCAGGGCAAGCAGACCATCTGTGTCGAGGCCTGCCCGATGTACGCCCTGGACGTGGGTCCCCTGGATGAACTGAAGGCCAGGTACGGCGAGGTTGTAGAGGCCGAAGGCTTTAAGTACTCGGAAAGGTTTAAGCCATCGGTAACATTCAAGCCCAAACCGAGGGGTTAAATCGACAGCATAGGGAACCGCACATCGGCCGCGCCAGAACGTACGTTTCATGGCGGAAGCCCTTCGGCAGACTTGTGACACAGGCAAACCCGCACTAACACAGTACACCCGTGCCAGTTGGAGGTTGAGAAACAGATAGATTGGCAGACAGTGCATCCATTGACTGTGAGGCACTCAGCCATATGTACAACACTGGGCAGGGCAGTCAGTACCAGCCCATGAAGAAGCCGGTCAGACTGCTCGACATAGACCGTAGCCCGGTCTTCGCCGACACGGACTCCGGGCAGCAGGAAACCAAGAGTGGGCGCCCCTCAGAAGGAGCGAAGCCCCAAAATAGCTACAGGGGATGGGGTTACCTATCAGCGATTAAGCTGCTTAATGAGATTGCTTCGTCGCCGGGCCGACGAAACGTCGGCACGCTCCTCGCAATGACATAGAGTGTTTTCGAGAAAGGTACGCCGTCATTGCGAACGCAGCGAAGCAATCTAATGAATGGACGACCGACAACCACGCGGTCACGGCAACGAGACCTACATATTGTCATCACCCGCGACAGGGACTACCGGAAAGGCACTTTAGTGGTATAATCTAATTCAGGGGACGGGGGGTTACCTCTCTGGAGAAGCGACATCATCTGGGGAGATTCTGTGTCTCCTCGCTTCGCTCGGAGCCCCGGCTCAGAATGACAGGAACGGTCAACGGAGGGACATGAGAGCGGTAGAAAACCCCATCAAGTTCGGCACCGACGGCTGGCGGGGAGTCATCGCCGAGGACTTTACCTTTGACAACGTTCGCTTCTGTGCGCAGGGTGTTGCCGACTACTTCAGGCAGGCGGGACTGGAAGGCCAGGGGCTGGTAATCGGCTATGACACCCGTTTTGCCTCGGAGGACTTCGCCGCCGCCACCGCCGAGGTCATAGCCGGCAACGGGATAAAGGTCCTTCTGTCTCCTAAGCCGACCCCGACCCCGGTGGTCAGCTTCGGCGTTACCCACAAGCAGACTGCCGGCGCAATCATGATTACCGCCAGCCACAACCCGGCAAGATGGAACGGTTTCAAGTTGCGGGTTGCCGGCGGCATCAGCGCTCCCTCGGAAGTTATCTCCGAAGTGGAAAAGCACGTCTCCCGCGCCTTCAACACCGGAAAGACCGAGAAGATGCCCATTGAGCAGGCCGTGGAGCGTGGGCTTGTAGAGTATTCTGACCTGACCTCCGTTTACCTGGAGCGGGCAACCAGGTTCGTCGACCTCAACAAGGTCCGCCGGGCGAAGCTCAAGGTCATTGTCGACCCGATGTACGGGGCTGGTGCCGGCTATCTCAAGACACTTCTTGCCGGAGGTGCTATTGATGTAACCGAAATCAACGACGAGTACAACCCTGCCTTCCCCGGGATAAACCCCGAGCCGATTGAAGTCAACCTGGAGAAGCTGTCCGCTACCGTCAGGGAACAGGGGGCCGATGTCGGCCTGGCCTTGGACGGCGATGCCGATCGTATAGGTATAATCGATGAAAACGGGGCGTTTCTCACCCAGCTCCAGGTATTTGCCCTGCTCTGCCTCTATCTGCTGGAGATACGCGGTGAGCGAGGGCCGATAGTGAAGACAATCACCACTACCAGCATGGTCGACCGTCTCGGCGAGATATACCAGGTACCGGTTTATGAGACGTCGGTCGGGTTCAAATACGTTGCCCCGATAATGGTTACCGAGAACGCACTCATTGGCGGGGAGGAAAGTGGTGGCTACGGCTTCCGGGGACATATTCCGGAGCGGGACGCCGTTCCCGCCAGCC
Protein-coding regions in this window:
- a CDS encoding SDR family NAD(P)-dependent oxidoreductase, whose translation is MSIPDLSQSGKVAVVTGGRRGLGKTMVLAFAEAGIDVAVCDLLVDGGKLETTAREIREFG
- a CDS encoding 4Fe-4S dicluster domain-containing protein produces the protein MNQMGFYFDQTRCTGCYACAVACKDWHDIDAGPVKWLRIQTIEEGKFPDVFVAYLASLCFQCADPPCIKACPVDAISKRESDGIVVVDREKCMGNKQCNTLCLNACPWDTPQFGPEEDARMQKCDLCLKRLEQGKQTICVEACPMYALDVGPLDELKARYGEVVEAEGFKYSERFKPSVTFKPKPRG
- a CDS encoding phosphoglucomutase/phosphomannomutase family protein; the encoded protein is MRAVENPIKFGTDGWRGVIAEDFTFDNVRFCAQGVADYFRQAGLEGQGLVIGYDTRFASEDFAAATAEVIAGNGIKVLLSPKPTPTPVVSFGVTHKQTAGAIMITASHNPARWNGFKLRVAGGISAPSEVISEVEKHVSRAFNTGKTEKMPIEQAVERGLVEYSDLTSVYLERATRFVDLNKVRRAKLKVIVDPMYGAGAGYLKTLLAGGAIDVTEINDEYNPAFPGINPEPIEVNLEKLSATVREQGADVGLALDGDADRIGIIDENGAFLTQLQVFALLCLYLLEIRGERGPIVKTITTTSMVDRLGEIYQVPVYETSVGFKYVAPIMVTENALIGGEESGGYGFRGHIPERDAVPASLYFLDFMVRTGKTPSQLLADLYRRVGPHHYHRTDVHFPENERQRMTDHIRNSFPQAIEGVRVVKTDTCDGFRFTLEDGAWLLVRFSGTEPVLRVYAESNSLSRVERLLEAGKKLAGL